Part of the Methanobacteriaceae archaeon genome is shown below.
CTCCGTAAAAGGATTGCTGGTAATGGTTATAAGCTCTTCCAGGAAAAACTAACTCCGGATCAGATTGGATTAGAAGCCCTGAAAATAATTAAAAGCATATTATAACCAATTATTTAAGAAAAAATGATTATAGAATAAGATTCGGTTTATGCATTTCTTATTATTATTATTATTATTCCAATTTTTCAAACTTATTTTTATTTTAAACATTTTTCATACACTTCCTGGGTCTCCTTAACAACATTTTCCCAATTAAATGTATTTAAAGCGACTTCACGGGCATTTTTAGCCATAGAATCTCTTTTTGAATCATTTTGAAGTATATCCATTAATGCCTTTTTCAGCTGATCTTCTTGGTAGTCTATTACATGACCCTCATTATTTGAAACCCATTCTGAAACCCCACAATATTTAGTTACCACCACTGGAGTTTTACAGGCCATGGCTTCTACCACCACATTACCAAAAGATTCATAGCGATCTTTAGAAGGCAAAACAAAAACATCCGCATCTACATATGCTTCCAACTTATCATTTTCATATAAAGGCCCAGGAATAATAACTGAATTTTCGATTCCTAAATCATGAACCAGATTATTAATTTTATCCAAAAAATGATCATCAGGCCCGGCAATAACCAGTTTTGAAGGCCCTATTTTATCTATCAAAGATTTAAATGATTTTAAAAGTAAATCAATACCTTTTCTCTCATGAAGACGGCTTAAATATAATATTATTTTTTCATCTTCTTTAATTCCCATTTTTTCTCTGAAAAGACCTTTTGTAGGTAGTTTTTGATAAGTTTTCAAATCAATTCCATTAGGAATTTGCACTACCGAATCAAGATCCAAATCAATGAAAACATCTTTATATTGGCTTGCTTCTGAATGGGAAGACGCAATTATTTTACAGGAATCATATATTATAGATTTACCAACTATTTTGTCAAAAATCTCTTTTTGACGGCTTTTTATCATGGTGGGGGCCGATCCTCGAGGTTGGATGATGTAAGGAATATCATATTTTTTAGCATATCTATGGATAATTGCTGCTAAAAACGTTCGGTGCTCGTGTATATGAATAATATCAAATTCTTTAAGTTTTTTTCGAACAACCAGAGGCATATAATAAGGAACTGGAAAATTTAATCCTCCAGCTAAAAACATGGATAAATTACGGAAATAGTAAGTTTCTATTCCTTCCACATCAACTGGAACATTTTTTTCTACGTTTAGTCTTTTTTTAAACCCATCTGTAGTGAAAACAGTAACTTCATGGCCATTTTTAACTTGTCGCCGTGTAATCTCATAAACTGAACGAGGCGGACCACCTGCTTCCCAGGATGGTTTGAAAAATGGAGTTACATGGAGAATTTTCATAAAATCAACTAATATTGTTTTATTATAGATTATCCAGTTTATATCAAGTCATTTTTATGGATAAAATCAAGCAGAAAAATCTTTTATAAGTTTATCCAGTGTTTGTTCAAATCTCTTAGTGATTAATTCCCAGTCATTATGCTTTACAAATTGGCGAGCCTTTTTACCTTCATCTTTAATGATATTCTCATTTCTCATTTTCTGAGCCAGTGGTAAAACTTCCTCTGATCCATTAACATACTGTAATCCATGGCCTTCACCAAATTCCATGCTAATTCCAGGCAACCTGGTAACAATAACTGGTTTTTCCATGGCCATGTATTCGTAAATCTTAATAGGTACAATATCCTGCATAATCTCTTCATCCTGGTGAGCGGGGAGTAAGCATATATCTGCGGCGGCCGTGAATTCTGGTATTCGATTATATGGCTGCTTTCCAGTGAGAATTAACTGGTCCTGCAGGCCATACTTATCTCTAATGTGAACCATATCATCATAGGCATCCCCATCCCCAACCACAACTATTTTAATTTCAGGATATTTTTCCTTATTTTGACCCAGTTCCGTTGCTAGTTCCTTCATTCCAGCAAATTGATAAATCCAACCCATGAAGAAAAGTACGGTGTCATCTTCTTTTATACCATGTTCATCCCGGATACGTGAACCATCAAGATTCGGATCGAACTGTTTTAAATCAATTCCTGCATCAATTATTTGAGTTTTTTCCGGATTTGAGCCGAGTTCTATTGCTAATTCAGCTAATCGTTGGTTAATAGTTAGTACTAAATCAGATCGTGCGAGGGTACGTTTATTAATATTTTTTCCCAAACCTTGGAATATTTTCTCAGGAATTAAAGCATATAATACATCTATTAAATAATAAACAAAAGGAATACCATGTTTATTGGCCGATCTGGCCGCCAAATTAGCATTTAACAAACCAAAGGCAATAATTACATCCGGTTTAAATTCTTTTATTTGCCTTTCAATTTCCTTCCCATGGAAATAAGGAATAGAAACATAATCTAAAACTGGTATCTGGATTAGAGAAGGCCTAACAACTTGTATTCTGGCTTTAGGATTTACCTTATGAACATGGTGGTAAACTTTTCTATCAACCAGGAAATCATATCTTTTTTCATCCTTTCTTCTCCAATCAATCCCATGATCTATTACTCGAATGGAATGACCTTTGACTGATAGGCGATCCATTAGATGGTGTTGTTGGTGTGGATTTCTTTCAATCCAGTCTGATTCCTGAACAATGAGTATACGCATTTAAATTACCTATGAATTTCTTAAAAATTGAATTATATGTTAACTATAAATTAAATTCACTAAATTTGAATAAATTTAATGATGAGTTTTAATATCAATAAGTTTTGAATAAATTTAATGACCCTTAACAAAATCTTTTAATTAAATCTGCAATTAATATAGGGATTTATCTTATAAATAAGTGTCACCTCATTTAATATAATTATCAAAAATAGATTAATGGGTTCCAAATATTTATTTATAGAAAAATAAGTGATTAAAAAATAATTATTTAGAAGAAATATTTAGAAAAAATATTTTAATTAAAACTCAGCACTTTCTTCTATGTTTTCCCAGCTGTCATCGAACCATTTATGAGTTCTTTTAAGGCCATCTTTAAAGCTAACGGTAGGCTGATAGTCCAGTATTTTTTGGGCCTTTTCAATGGATGATAAAAGCTGAGTCTTGGCATCCCAGTTTCTACGGGCCATATACGCCACTCCTTCT
Proteins encoded:
- a CDS encoding glycosyltransferase — protein: MKILHVTPFFKPSWEAGGPPRSVYEITRRQVKNGHEVTVFTTDGFKKRLNVEKNVPVDVEGIETYYFRNLSMFLAGGLNFPVPYYMPLVVRKKLKEFDIIHIHEHRTFLAAIIHRYAKKYDIPYIIQPRGSAPTMIKSRQKEIFDKIVGKSIIYDSCKIIASSHSEASQYKDVFIDLDLDSVVQIPNGIDLKTYQKLPTKGLFREKMGIKEDEKIILYLSRLHERKGIDLLLKSFKSLIDKIGPSKLVIAGPDDHFLDKINNLVHDLGIENSVIIPGPLYENDKLEAYVDADVFVLPSKDRYESFGNVVVEAMACKTPVVVTKYCGVSEWVSNNEGHVIDYQEDQLKKALMDILQNDSKRDSMAKNAREVALNTFNWENVVKETQEVYEKCLK
- a CDS encoding glycosyltransferase family 4 protein; this encodes MRILIVQESDWIERNPHQQHHLMDRLSVKGHSIRVIDHGIDWRRKDEKRYDFLVDRKVYHHVHKVNPKARIQVVRPSLIQIPVLDYVSIPYFHGKEIERQIKEFKPDVIIAFGLLNANLAARSANKHGIPFVYYLIDVLYALIPEKIFQGLGKNINKRTLARSDLVLTINQRLAELAIELGSNPEKTQIIDAGIDLKQFDPNLDGSRIRDEHGIKEDDTVLFFMGWIYQFAGMKELATELGQNKEKYPEIKIVVVGDGDAYDDMVHIRDKYGLQDQLILTGKQPYNRIPEFTAAADICLLPAHQDEEIMQDIVPIKIYEYMAMEKPVIVTRLPGISMEFGEGHGLQYVNGSEEVLPLAQKMRNENIIKDEGKKARQFVKHNDWELITKRFEQTLDKLIKDFSA